The Astatotilapia calliptera chromosome 14, fAstCal1.2, whole genome shotgun sequence genome includes a region encoding these proteins:
- the fosb gene encoding protein FosB isoform X4 yields the protein MYQGFPGDPDSGSRGSSSPSIESQYLSSVDSFGSPPTTSAPQECVSASAGLSIVGSGPGTSGGGEMPGSFVPTVTAITTSQDLQWMVQPTLISSQASGQSGSTGTTTMTQPASLVDPFDMPGPSYSSGSGFTPPSSDTPGPAAGPVRQSRARTRRTREESVSEDGDVGVLLTPEEEEKRRVRRERNKLAAAKCRNRRRELTDRLQSETDVLEEAKAELEAEISELQKEKERLEFVLVAHQANCKIPYQDQPQQGSAQLPPVQSQLPPQALQPPVSIVGLTVKEDSFYLPPAYTAHPASTQSQPPVQQQQQVQQQPQPGIMQEVEFSSSFYGSSEPAPGGPCLMVNDSGGGGVNHDDAAIGSYNTSYTSSFVFTYPEGACGVSANQRNSSSEQSSDSLNSPSLLAL from the exons GTGGAAGCTCGTCTCCATCTATAGAGTCCCAGTACCTTTCCTCCGTGGACTCCTTCGGGAGCCCGCCGACCACCAGTGCTCCACAG GAGTGTGTGTCAGCAAGTGCTGGCTTGAGCATTGTGGGCAGCGGGCCAGGGACAAGTGGTGGAGGTGAGATGCCCGGTTCATTCGTGCCAACCGTCACTGCCATCACCACCAGTCAGGACCTGCAGTGGATGGTACAGCCAACCCTCATCTCATCCCAGGCTTCTGGACAGAGTGGCTCCACCGGGACCACGACCATGACCCAACCAGCTTCACTGGTTGATCCGTTTGACATGCCAGGCCCGAGTTATTCCTCGGGATCTGGATTCACCCCACCGAGTTCAGACACTCCAGGGCCAGCAGCTGGCCCTGTCCGTCAGTCCAGAGCCCGAACTCGGCGTACACGAGAAGAGTCTGTGAGTGAAGATGGAGATGTTGGTGTGTTA CTAACACccgaggaagaagaaaagagacgTGTTCGTCGAGAGAGGAACAAGCTGGCTGCTGCCAAATGCCGAAATCGCAGACGAGAACTTACAGACAGACTGCAGTCG GAGACAGACGTACTGGAGGAAGCAAAGGCAGAACTGGAGGCAGAGATCTCAGAGCTACAGAAGGAGAAAGAGCGCTTGGAGTTTGTGCTGGTGGCTCACCAGGCAAACTGTAAGATCCCATACCAGGACCAGCCTCAGCAGGGCTCAGCACAGCTGCCTCCAGTGCAGTCCCAGCTGCCTCCCCAGGCCTTACAACCGCCTGTCTCCATTGTGGGCTTGACTGTGAAGGAAGACTCTTTCTATCTGCCTCCTGCCTACACAGCCCATCCTGCCTCCACACAGTCCCAGCCTCCGgttcaacagcagcagcaagtcCAGCAGCAGCCTCAGCCTGGAATAATGCAGGAGGTAGAGTTCTCTAGTTCTTTTTATGGCTCAAGCGAGCCAGCACCTGGTGGGCCATGCCTTATGGTCAACgacagtggtggtggtggtgttaaCCATGACGATGCGGCCATTGGCAGCTACAACACCTCATACACATCTTCATTTGTGTTCACCTACCCAGAGGGAGCCTGCGGGGTCAGTGCCAACCAGCGGAACAGCAGTAGCGAGCAGTCGTCCGATTCTCTGAACTCGCCTTCTCTGCTGGCGCTCTGA